From the Brachyhypopomus gauderio isolate BG-103 chromosome 5, BGAUD_0.2, whole genome shotgun sequence genome, one window contains:
- the mcl1a gene encoding induced myeloid leukemia cell differentiation protein Mcl-1a, translating to MSITTMKRTTAIGLLCNGAQNGVDNNFFLGLTENPTAMAPFKKTTEDELDGTADDADGWPVKPGKNGKGLVFDTHFPQSSNEDGSLPTSPDSQESLSDFSSCFSELDRETRELIGDFYRIYTGLPQRSRTKHNAMSTLRRVVGDVICKHRIAYNGMVQKLKLEGQGEDLEVVTSVAKSMFSDGMTNWGRVASLLAFGAVVCEQLKQSGRERCVDTVAQHIASYLTSYQHEWLLNNKSWDGFTEFFRVEDPESVVRNALMAVAGFAGLGAGLALLIR from the exons ATGAGTATCACGACGATGAAACGAACAACAGCGATAGGACTACTGTGCAACGGGGCACAAAATGGAGTCGACAACAATTTCTTCCTCGGTCTGACTGAGAATCCCACAGCAATGGCGCCGTTCAAAAAGACAACCGAAGACGAGCTGGACGGAACCGCGGACGACGCGGACGGATGGCCCGTTAAACCAGGAAAAAACGGGAAAGGACTAGTTTTCGATACCCACTTCCCCCAGTCATCAAATGAAGACGGCTCGCTGCCCACGTCGCCCGACTCACAGGAGAGTCTTTCAGACTTTAGCTCTTGTTTCTCTGAGCTGGACAGAGAAACTCGGGAACTTATTGGAGATTTTTATAGAATTTACACAGGACTTCCGCAAAGGAGCCGGACTAAACACAATGCCATGTCAACGCTTAGACGAGTAGTGGGCGATGTTATTTGTAAGCACCGGATTGCATATAATG gtATGGTGCAGAAGCTAAAGCTTGAAGGTCAGggtgaagacctggaggtcgtGACCTCTGTGGCTAAGAGCATGTTCAGTGACGGCATGACCAACTGGGGCCGTGTGGCCAGCCTGCTTGCGTTTGGCGCGGTGGTGTGTGAGCAGCTAAAACAGAGTGGCAGAGAGCGCTGCGTTGACACCGTAGCCCAACACATTGCGTCCTACCTCACGTCCTACCAGCATGAATGGCTCCTCAACAACAAGTCCTGG GATGGCTTCACAGAGTTTTTCAGAGTGGAGGATCCTGAGTCTGTGGTTCGGAATGCTCTGATGGCGGTTGCAGGCTTTGctgggctgggggcggggctagctCTCCTGATACGGTGA